The Streptomyces nitrosporeus genome includes a window with the following:
- a CDS encoding 3' terminal RNA ribose 2'-O-methyltransferase Hen1, which translates to MFLTISTTGSPERPATDLGFLLHKHPGKAQAFSTAHGTAHVFYPEASQERCTAALLLDVDPVALVRRGKGKGRGGAPDAALAQYVNDRPYAASSLLSVAMAAVFKSALNGVCRAMPERAQEPLALRVEVPALPARGGAELVRKLFGPLGWARVDATPVPLDEKFPQWGDSRYVRLVLEGELRLADALRQLYVLLPVLDDAKHYWVAPDEVDKLLRAGEGWLAEHPEQKLITSRYLSRRWSLTRQAMERLELVRLAETDDLEVESVDNAVDETTDTEEKPVPLAGQRREAILGALRAAGAHRVLDLGCGQGQLVQALLKDVRFTEIVGVDVSVRALTVAARRLKLDRLGERQAGRVTLRQGSLTYTDKQLKGYDAAVLSEVIEHLDLPRLPALEYAVFGAARPTTVLVTTPNAEYNVRWETLPAGHVRHGDHRFEWTRQEFRDWAGQVAGRHGYTVDFVPVGPDDPEVGPPTQMAVFTRDAAENGKTKEAKAA; encoded by the coding sequence AAGGCGCAGGCGTTCTCCACCGCGCACGGCACCGCACACGTCTTCTACCCCGAAGCGTCCCAGGAGCGGTGCACGGCGGCTCTCCTCCTCGATGTGGATCCCGTGGCGCTGGTGCGGCGCGGTAAGGGCAAGGGCAGGGGCGGCGCGCCCGACGCGGCGCTCGCGCAGTACGTCAACGACCGGCCGTACGCGGCGTCGTCCCTGCTCTCGGTCGCCATGGCGGCGGTCTTCAAGTCCGCGTTGAACGGCGTCTGCCGGGCCATGCCGGAACGGGCCCAGGAGCCGCTGGCCCTGCGGGTCGAGGTGCCGGCGCTGCCCGCGCGCGGAGGCGCCGAACTGGTGCGGAAGCTGTTCGGACCGCTCGGCTGGGCGCGGGTGGACGCCACCCCCGTGCCGCTGGACGAGAAGTTCCCGCAGTGGGGCGACTCCCGCTACGTACGGCTGGTGCTGGAGGGGGAGTTGCGGCTCGCGGACGCGTTGCGGCAGCTGTACGTACTGCTGCCGGTGCTCGACGACGCCAAGCACTACTGGGTCGCGCCCGACGAGGTCGACAAGCTGCTGAGGGCGGGCGAGGGCTGGCTGGCCGAGCATCCCGAGCAGAAACTCATCACCAGCCGTTACCTCTCCCGCCGCTGGAGCCTGACCCGGCAGGCGATGGAGAGGCTCGAACTGGTGCGGCTGGCCGAGACGGACGACCTGGAGGTGGAGAGCGTCGACAACGCGGTAGACGAGACCACCGACACGGAGGAGAAGCCGGTACCGCTGGCCGGACAGCGGCGGGAGGCGATCCTGGGCGCGCTGCGCGCCGCCGGCGCCCACCGCGTCCTGGACCTCGGCTGCGGACAGGGCCAGCTGGTGCAGGCGCTCCTCAAGGACGTGCGTTTCACGGAGATCGTGGGGGTCGACGTGTCGGTGCGCGCCCTGACCGTGGCCGCGCGGCGGCTGAAGCTGGACCGCCTGGGAGAGCGCCAGGCCGGCCGGGTCACACTCCGGCAGGGCTCGCTGACCTACACCGACAAGCAGCTGAAGGGGTACGACGCGGCGGTGCTCAGCGAGGTGATCGAGCACCTCGACCTGCCCCGGCTGCCCGCCCTGGAATACGCGGTGTTCGGCGCGGCCAGGCCCACGACCGTCCTCGTGACGACACCCAACGCGGAGTACAACGTCCGCTGGGAGACGCTCCCCGCCGGGCACGTACGCCACGGGGACCACCGCTTCGAATGGACCCGGCAGGAGTTCCGGGACTGGGCGGGGCAGGTGGCCGGACGCCACGGGTACACCGTGGACTTCGTCCCGGTCGGCCCGGACGACCCCGAAGTGGGGCCGCCCACACAGATGGCCGTGTTCACCAGGGACGCGGCGGAGAACGGGAAGACGAAGGAGGCGAAGGCCGCATGA